In Shewanella glacialimarina, the genomic stretch AGAAATTGCTCAGCGAGTTATAGAAGATACCATTGTTACTACTCCTGGGGTTGATTTTGGCCTTTCAGTATTTAACTTTAATGGTGGTGACACCCGTAATGGCGGTAGAATTGTTTATGGCATATCTCCGACTAATGAATCATCAAAAGCAAAATTGTTGACAACCATAGGTGGATTTAAAGCCGAAACTTGGACGCCATTATGTGAGACCTTGTACGAGTCGTATCGTTATTTTGCAGGCTTAGGTGTGTATTATGGCGATGATGATACCAGTCGAACTCCTTATAGGGATGCCGATGCAGAGTCTGGGGGCAAATACAAATCACCTTTTGTGGGTAAACAATGTCAAGATAACGCTTATGTGATTTACGTGACGGATGGTGAGCCAACAAATGATACTAATGCTGACAATCTGATATTAGGGCTAAATGGTGTCACTAAAACCGATAAATACAGTAATAGTTATCTTCCCGCGCTAGCTGGTTGGTTAAAGAAGAATGATGTGAATACTTCTGTTGATGGTTTTCAAACTGTGAGCACATATACTATTGGTTTTAGTTCTGGCGCGGATAGCGCAGCACCTATTTTAAAAGAAACCGCATTACGTGGCGGAGGCGCATATTATTCAGCTAAAGATGCACAAAAATTGCAGGAAGCATTACAACAAATTTTCTCTAATATCTTAGAGGTTAACTCGAGTTTTACCTCACCTTCTATTGCTAGTAATAATTTTGATAGAACCCAAACCCTCGATTCCGTTTATTATGCAATGTTTTTACCTAACAAGGGGCCACGCTGGCTAGGCAACTTGAAAAAGTTCAAAGTCACTGGTAGTGGTGATGTTGTAGACCAATCAGGAAATAATGCCATTGGTGATGATGGTAATCTAAAATCCTCAGCTTGCTCATATTGGACTTCAAAAGCCGTCTGCGATGCAACAAGTGGTGGTGGCGATGGTAATAATGTTGCTATCGGTGGTGCTTCATTAATGCTTCAAAATACCGCGACAAGGACCTTATACAGTAATTTTGGTTCCAACGGTGCATTAAAGGCATTTACTAAAGCGAATGCAATTAATGGTGCTGGCATTGGTAATGAAGATGAGTTAGCTCGTTTTATGGGGGTCGATAAATCCGAGTTAGATAAATTGTTTAAATGGACCCAAGGCATTGACGTTGATGATGAGGATAAAGATAAATCTACCTCAGATACCCGTGTTGATATTATGGGTGACCCTCTTCATTCAAAACCTTTAGCAATAAACTATGGTACCGCTGGTTCTCCTGATGTTCGCGTGATATTAGGTACAAACCAGGGGTTTATTCATATGTTTAAAGATAAGGGTAATACGGTAGAAGAGTCCTGGGCATTTATGCCACAAGAGCTATTACCTAATCTAAGAGAGCTTCGCGCCAATATTCCCACTGGCGTGCATTCTGTATACGGGATGGACAGTCCTTCAGTGGCCTATGTTAAACGTAATGCTTCTGGTGCAATTGAAAAGGCCTGGTTATTTACCGGTATGCGCCGTGGTGGTAAGTCATATTATGCACTTAATATCACCGACCCAGATAAACCATCATTCATGTGGAAGGTCAGCCCTGATTCAGCCGGTATGAGTGATATGGGCCAGTCTTGGGCTGAGCCTGTTGTGACTTTTATTCCTGGTTTGCCTGCAGGTAATACAACTCCTGCTAATGCGTTACCAGTGTTGATTATTGGTGGAGGCTATAATCCTTCAACAAAGGATGGTGCTGGCGTTGGCCAAGATGATACCAATGGTCGTGGAGTGTATATACTCAATGCCGAAACTGGCGCGCTTGTACATCATTTTGGCGTAGCGGGTGGTAGTAATAAAACCAAGCTTGATGGTATTGTTGATAGTATTCCGAACAGCGTTGCAGTATTGGACAGTAACAATGACCGATTGACAGACCGAATATATGCGACTGACACAGGTGCTAATGTGTGGCGAATGGATCTTCCTAGCGCTTCGCCGGATAGTACCACAGTGCCTTGGACTGC encodes the following:
- a CDS encoding pilus assembly protein, encoding MMIKLISFTSLFAVLCLSASSFADDTELYVFESTARSGSRPQVLIIFDTSGSMGSNFKTDTPYVRGAENVNSGGTLKPDTKLFYTRSSSNIPSASSKQFFLHGVNGCDVGEKYLQDYGMFTGYIREHKYVGENGTWSEIPLTDGSGISQVDCYEDIAEKNYYNNNTNFWGFPVDGLGTSANPISHTAANNSSTPAQIDAAVAKAKLTNFGIGQPITLYTEKYVNWYHSSKTQQNYSRLEIAQRVIEDTIVTTPGVDFGLSVFNFNGGDTRNGGRIVYGISPTNESSKAKLLTTIGGFKAETWTPLCETLYESYRYFAGLGVYYGDDDTSRTPYRDADAESGGKYKSPFVGKQCQDNAYVIYVTDGEPTNDTNADNLILGLNGVTKTDKYSNSYLPALAGWLKKNDVNTSVDGFQTVSTYTIGFSSGADSAAPILKETALRGGGAYYSAKDAQKLQEALQQIFSNILEVNSSFTSPSIASNNFDRTQTLDSVYYAMFLPNKGPRWLGNLKKFKVTGSGDVVDQSGNNAIGDDGNLKSSACSYWTSKAVCDATSGGGDGNNVAIGGASLMLQNTATRTLYSNFGSNGALKAFTKANAINGAGIGNEDELARFMGVDKSELDKLFKWTQGIDVDDEDKDKSTSDTRVDIMGDPLHSKPLAINYGTAGSPDVRVILGTNQGFIHMFKDKGNTVEESWAFMPQELLPNLRELRANIPTGVHSVYGMDSPSVAYVKRNASGAIEKAWLFTGMRRGGKSYYALNITDPDKPSFMWKVSPDSAGMSDMGQSWAEPVVTFIPGLPAGNTTPANALPVLIIGGGYNPSTKDGAGVGQDDTNGRGVYILNAETGALVHHFGVAGGSNKTKLDGIVDSIPNSVAVLDSNNDRLTDRIYATDTGANVWRMDLPSASPDSTTVPWTAFKFASLGGTSQANDRRFFAEPAVAQTVFTNISEVSVTTPTGTTTTRTYQNVPYDAVTIGSGHRPHPLDKSRSDKFFVLQDRNVVSKSFTGAAGNVVPATLELSNLYNVSSAPPVTEDENVAFGKMRGWYYNFGAIGEKSLSASTIIQGRVFFTSYVPGDTTSANQCLVSGKGRLYGFDLHKGTRSYTQEFMEMGARVPDTPQLVIPPNGEDDSYMYLIGIGNAGDQMEKVKDPLNPDPDGCKAGDEKCIGAGPGVNKIYYHIDE